A part of Colius striatus isolate bColStr4 chromosome 13, bColStr4.1.hap1, whole genome shotgun sequence genomic DNA contains:
- the FRMD7 gene encoding FERM domain-containing protein 7 isoform X7: MLHLKVQFLDDSQKIFVVDVWLEALKPITKQVKMDPGHLREELTRAHSCPSPQVPLHPPDQEGPGAGAAALQRQERGAARLPPAAVRAGRLPRGHGPAAPGEPQVPAQPGVPGQQDHALPPAARPPSPFVTSCVRSGKTPAESDAQLLDVARKLEMYGIRPHPASDGEGTHINLAVTHMGVLVLRGNTKINTFNWSKIRKLSFKRKHFLIKLHANISALCKDTLEFTMASRDACKAFWKTCVEYHAFFRLSEEPKSKPKALLCSKGSSFRYSGRTQRQLLEHGRKAKMKSLPFERKHYRSRYDERQCRSSPDLLTDVSKQVEELRLAYGSFHANGVHGSEPTLDSRRRSSAVEVTFVAELEPSRPEAAPAFLPHSRSSSAFPLLYAELQLERAWEPADLFSARNPLTSFRPHHQFAGNNKSTSVGNIREVSGRTLVYTDVPCPLPMASPAPQHFFCLDRPPQPPCHTLAPGKDVASQCSPAAAQPLRRSPSGTRARDFHHEAASTSVVTAGDKRFLTRSFDYGLQEQPPKRSWSQSDMKTIRFPYSSEFRPLGPCPTLSSRRAGALWHGPGLRRGAERYVGSSTESSDSDSELLTAEHCSLYGRVLRAPMARLRLSSGSLQLEEEEEEEVSLAAEGRTCRGASRYFT; this comes from the exons ATGCTGCACCTCAAGGTCCAGTTTCTGGATGACTCTCAGAAGATCTTTGTAGTTGAT GTCTGGTTGGAAGCACTAAAACCCATAACAAAGCAAGTCAAAA TGGACCCCGGCCACCTGAGAGAAGAGCTGACCAG GGCACACTCCTGTCCCTCTCCACAGGTACCTCTTCACCCTCCAGATCAAGAAGGACCTGGCGCTGGGGCGGCTGCCCTGCAGCGACAAGAGCGCGGCGCTGCTCGTCTCCCACCTGCTGCAGT CCGAGCTGGGCGACTTCCACGAGGACACGGACCAGCAGCACCTGGCGAGCCACAGGTACCTGCCCAACCAGGAGTACCTGGACAACAAGATCATGCACTACCACCGGCGGCACGG CCGCCCTCTCCCTTTGTCACCTCCTGTGTGCGCAGTGGGAAGACGCCGGCCGAGTCGGACGCTCAGCTGCTGGACGTGGCCAGGAAGCTGGAGATGTACGGGATCCGCCCGCACCCAGCCAGCGACGGCGAGGGCACGCACATCAACCTGGCCGTGACACACATGGGCGTGCTGGTCCTGCGG GGCAACACAAAGATCAACACTTTCAACTGGTCCAAAATTCGCAAACTGAGTTTCAAGAGGAAGCATTTTCTCATCAAGCTCCACGCAAACATCTCA GCGCTGTGCAAGGACACGCTGGAGTTCACCATGGCAAGCCGGGACGCCTGCAAGGCTTTCTGGAAGACGTGTGTGGAGTACCATGCCTTCTTCAGGCTGTCTGAAGAGCCCAAGTCAAAACCCAAAGCCCTTCTGTGCAGCAAGGGCTCCAGTTTCCGCTACAG CGGGAGgacacagaggcagctgctggagcacgGGAGAAAGGCAAAGATGAAGAGCCTGCCCTTCGAGAG GAAGCACTACAGGTCCCGCTATGATGAGAGGCAGTGCCGCTCCTCTCCAGACCTCCTGACAGACGTCTCCAAGCAG gtGGAGGAGCTGCGCCTGGCCTATGGCTCTTTCCATGCCAATGGGGTGCACGGCTCCGAGCCCACACTGGACAGCCGGCGCCGCAGCTCCGCCGTGGAGGTGACATTTGTCGCAGAGCTGGAGCCCTCCAGGCCCGAGGCAGCCCCTGCCTTCCTGCCCCACTCCAGGAGCTCATCCGCCTTCCCCCTGCTCTATGCCGAGCTGCAGCTGGAGCGAGCGTGGGAGCCCGCAGACCTCTTCAGTGCCAGGAACCCCCTGACCTCCTTTCGGCCCCACCACCAGTTCGCCGGCAACAACAAAAGCACCTCGGTGGGCAACATACGGGAGGTGAGCGGCCGGACGCTGGTGTACACGGACGTGCCGTGCCCCCTGCCCATGGccagcccggccccgcagcacttcttctgcctggacaggcccccgcagcccccgtgCCACACGCTGGCACCTGGCAAGGACGTGGCCAGCCAATGCAGCCCCGCGGCTGCACAACCCCTCAGGCGGAGCCCGAGCGGGACGCGGGCCAGGGACTTCCATCACGAGGCTGCGAGCACAAGTGTGGTCACAGCAGGGGACAAGAGGTTCCTGACTCGCTCCTTCGACTACGGCCTTCAGGAGCAGCCCCCCAAGCGGTCCTGGAGCCAGTCGGACATGAAAACCATCCGCTTCCCCTACAGCTCGGAGTTCCGGCCGCTGGGCCCGTGCCCCACGCTGAGCAGCCGCAGAGCGGGCGCCCTCTGGCacgggccggggctgcggcgcGGGGCCGAGCGCTACGTGGGCAGCAGCACCGAGTCCAGCGACTCCGACTCCGAGCTGCTGACGGCCGAGCACTGCTCGCTGTACGGCCGCGTGCTGCGGGCGCCCATGGCACGCCTGCGCCTGTCCTCCGGCAGCCTCCAGctcgaggaggaggaggaggaggaggtgtccTTGGCTGCTGAAGGGAGGACGTGCAGGGGGGCCTCCAGGTACTTCACCTAG
- the FRMD7 gene encoding FERM domain-containing protein 7 isoform X6, with the protein MLHLKVQFLDDSQKIFVVDQKSCGKALFNLTCSHLNLAEKEYFGLEFQSQAGNQVWLEALKPITKQVKNPKEVLFKFMVKFFPVDPGHLREELTRAHSCPSPQVPLHPPDQEGPGAGAAALQRQERGAARLPPAAVRAGRLPRGHGPAAPGEPQVPAQPGVPGQQDHALPPAARPPSPFVTSCVRSGKTPAESDAQLLDVARKLEMYGIRPHPASDGEGTHINLAVTHMGVLVLRGNTKINTFNWSKIRKLSFKRKHFLIKLHANISALCKDTLEFTMASRDACKAFWKTCVEYHAFFRLSEEPKSKPKALLCSKGSSFRYSGRTQRQLLEHGRKAKMKSLPFERKHYRSRYDERQCRSSPDLLTDVSKQVEELRLAYGSFHANGVHGSEPTLDSRRRSSAVEVTFVAELEPSRPEAAPAFLPHSRSSSAFPLLYAELQLERAWEPADLFSARNPLTSFRPHHQFAGNNKSTSVGNIREAPAAPVPHAGTWQGRGQPMQPRGCTTPQAEPERDAGQGLPSRGCEHKCGHSRGQEVPDSLLRLRPSGAAPQAVLEPVGHENHPLPLQLGVPAAGPVPHAEQPQSGRPLARAGAAARGRALRGQQHRVQRLRLRAADGRALLAVRPRAAGAHGTPAPVLRQPPARGGGGGGGVLGC; encoded by the exons ATGCTGCACCTCAAGGTCCAGTTTCTGGATGACTCTCAGAAGATCTTTGTAGTTGAT CAAAAATCCTGTGGAAAAGCGCTGTTCAACCTCACCTGCAGCCACCTCAACCTTGCAGAGAAGGAATACTTCGGGCTGGAGTttcagagccaggctgggaaCCAA GTCTGGTTGGAAGCACTAAAACCCATAACAAAGCAAGTCAAAA ATCCTAAGGAGGTTCTTTTCAAATTTATGGTGAAATTTTTCCCAGTGGACCCCGGCCACCTGAGAGAAGAGCTGACCAG GGCACACTCCTGTCCCTCTCCACAGGTACCTCTTCACCCTCCAGATCAAGAAGGACCTGGCGCTGGGGCGGCTGCCCTGCAGCGACAAGAGCGCGGCGCTGCTCGTCTCCCACCTGCTGCAGT CCGAGCTGGGCGACTTCCACGAGGACACGGACCAGCAGCACCTGGCGAGCCACAGGTACCTGCCCAACCAGGAGTACCTGGACAACAAGATCATGCACTACCACCGGCGGCACGG CCGCCCTCTCCCTTTGTCACCTCCTGTGTGCGCAGTGGGAAGACGCCGGCCGAGTCGGACGCTCAGCTGCTGGACGTGGCCAGGAAGCTGGAGATGTACGGGATCCGCCCGCACCCAGCCAGCGACGGCGAGGGCACGCACATCAACCTGGCCGTGACACACATGGGCGTGCTGGTCCTGCGG GGCAACACAAAGATCAACACTTTCAACTGGTCCAAAATTCGCAAACTGAGTTTCAAGAGGAAGCATTTTCTCATCAAGCTCCACGCAAACATCTCA GCGCTGTGCAAGGACACGCTGGAGTTCACCATGGCAAGCCGGGACGCCTGCAAGGCTTTCTGGAAGACGTGTGTGGAGTACCATGCCTTCTTCAGGCTGTCTGAAGAGCCCAAGTCAAAACCCAAAGCCCTTCTGTGCAGCAAGGGCTCCAGTTTCCGCTACAG CGGGAGgacacagaggcagctgctggagcacgGGAGAAAGGCAAAGATGAAGAGCCTGCCCTTCGAGAG GAAGCACTACAGGTCCCGCTATGATGAGAGGCAGTGCCGCTCCTCTCCAGACCTCCTGACAGACGTCTCCAAGCAG gtGGAGGAGCTGCGCCTGGCCTATGGCTCTTTCCATGCCAATGGGGTGCACGGCTCCGAGCCCACACTGGACAGCCGGCGCCGCAGCTCCGCCGTGGAGGTGACATTTGTCGCAGAGCTGGAGCCCTCCAGGCCCGAGGCAGCCCCTGCCTTCCTGCCCCACTCCAGGAGCTCATCCGCCTTCCCCCTGCTCTATGCCGAGCTGCAGCTGGAGCGAGCGTGGGAGCCCGCAGACCTCTTCAGTGCCAGGAACCCCCTGACCTCCTTTCGGCCCCACCACCAGTTCGCCGGCAACAACAAAAGCACCTCGGTGGGCAACATACGGGAG gcccccgcagcccccgtgCCACACGCTGGCACCTGGCAAGGACGTGGCCAGCCAATGCAGCCCCGCGGCTGCACAACCCCTCAGGCGGAGCCCGAGCGGGACGCGGGCCAGGGACTTCCATCACGAGGCTGCGAGCACAAGTGTGGTCACAGCAGGGGACAAGAGGTTCCTGACTCGCTCCTTCGACTACGGCCTTCAGGAGCAGCCCCCCAAGCGGTCCTGGAGCCAGTCGGACATGAAAACCATCCGCTTCCCCTACAGCTCGGAGTTCCGGCCGCTGGGCCCGTGCCCCACGCTGAGCAGCCGCAGAGCGGGCGCCCTCTGGCacgggccggggctgcggcgcGGGGCCGAGCGCTACGTGGGCAGCAGCACCGAGTCCAGCGACTCCGACTCCGAGCTGCTGACGGCCGAGCACTGCTCGCTGTACGGCCGCGTGCTGCGGGCGCCCATGGCACGCCTGCGCCTGTCCTCCGGCAGCCTCCAGctcgaggaggaggaggaggaggaggtgtccTTGGCTGCTGA